In Paralichthys olivaceus isolate ysfri-2021 chromosome 1, ASM2471397v2, whole genome shotgun sequence, the following are encoded in one genomic region:
- the vegfd gene encoding vascular endothelial growth factor D, which translates to MMMGMRWTLCRLSCLVTLLVELSWINGGHSMHREGGSWGMKQWEQKVRSASSLDELLRLADFPDWKLWKCRLRLQQPETPSSLPLGGSHRSTRYAAESYSLEILKAIDEEWQRTQCMPRETCIDVAKELSTDPSMFFKPPCVSVHRCSGCCNQEGITCRNTSTVYVNKTVLSVIPFNFVPEPVLIKVANHTECRCLEPAIIRRNAQPHRSSGCSPTSQLSASEDSRRLCASGLIWDCSADRCIPYPSSTPELPLSSWMPDCEIDVERCDCLPRPVPTQEPRRTQRCQFNSSICAHRKQHFDQASCRCRWPK; encoded by the exons ATGATGATGGGGATGAGATGGACCCTCTGCAGACTCTCCTGCTTGGTGACTCTGTTGGTGGAGCTGAGCTGGATCAACGGGGGCCACAGCatgcacagagagggagggagttgG GGAATGAAGCAGTGGGAACAAAAGGTGCGATCAGCCTCCAGCCTGGATGAGCTGCTGAGGCTCGCAGACTTTCCTGACTGGAAGTTATGGAAATGTCgtctgaggctgcagcagccagagaccccctcctctctgcctttAGGAGGGTCACACCGCTCCACACGCTACGCAGCCGAATCTTACAGCCTGGAGATCCTTAAAG CCATAGATGAAGAGTGGCAGCGGACTCAGTGCATGCCAAGGGAAACGTGCATTGACGTGGCCAAGGAGCTGAGCACGGACCCATCAATGTTCTTCAAGCCGCCTTGTGTGTCCGTCCACAG GTGCAGTGGTTGTTGCAATCAAGAGGGCATCACCTGCAGAAACACATCGACCGTGTACGTGAATAAAACT GTGCTCAGTGTCATTCCATTCAACTTTGTACCTGAACCTGTGTTAATAAAAGTGGCTAATCACACAGAGTGTAGGTGCTTGGAGCCCGCCATAATACGACGTAATGCTCAGCCTCACAGGAGCAGTGG CTGCTCTCCCACGAGCCAGCTCTCAGCGTCGGAGGACTCCAGGAGACTTTGTGCCAGTGGGTTGATCTGGGATTGTTCCGCTGACAGATGCATACCTTACCCTTCCAGTacaccag AGTTGCCACTCAGTTCTTGGATGCCTGACTGTGAAATAGATGTGGAGCGCTGCGACTGTCTTCCCAGACCTGTGCCAACCCAGGAGCCGAGACGGACTCAACGCTGCCAATTCAACTCTTCCATCTGTGCTCACAGGAAGCAGCATTTCGATCAAGCCTCCTGCAG ATGCAGATGGCCCAAGTAG